The bacterium genome includes the window GAGCAGCCGGCCGCGGCCGTCCTTGCTGGCCCGCGGGTAGTCGAGCTTCTTCTGGATGTCCTTGACCGTGATCAGGCCGCAGAGGTTGCCGGCAGCATCGACCACGGGCAGCTTCTCGATGCGGTGGGCGTGCAGCTTCACGGCGGCCTGCTCGAGCGTCGTGCCCTCCGGCACGGTCACCAGGTTCTGGCTGGTCATGACCTCGCGCACCAGGCGGCTCGTGTCGCGCACGAAGCGCAGGTCGCGGTTGGTCAGGATGCCCACGAGCCGGCGGCCCTCGGTGATCGGTACGCCCGAGATGCTGTAGCGGGCCATCTGGGCCAGCGCCTCGGCGATGGTGCGGTCGGGGCCCATGGTGATCGGGTCGGTGATCATGCCCGACTCGCTGCGCTTGACGCGCTGGACGTGGTCGGCCTGGTCGTGGGGGCTGAGGTTCTTGTGGATGACGCCGATGCCGCCCTGGCGCGCCATGGCCATGGCCAGCTCGCACTCCGTCACGGTGTCCATGGCCGCGGAGATCAGGGGCGCGTTGAGCGACAGGCCGCGAGTCAGCCGGGTGCGGGTGTCGATGTCGCGGGGGATGACTTCGGAGTAGCCGGGGACCAGCAGGACGTCGTCGAAGGTCAGGGCCTCCGGGAAGACGTTGTTCCCGGCGGGACCGCTCCCCTCGGCCGGCGGATTCGGTCGCTCGCTCATGATGGCCCCCG containing:
- a CDS encoding IMP dehydrogenase, whose amino-acid sequence is MSERPNPPAEGSGPAGNNVFPEALTFDDVLLVPGYSEVIPRDIDTRTRLTRGLSLNAPLISAAMDTVTECELAMAMARQGGIGVIHKNLSPHDQADHVQRVKRSESGMITDPITMGPDRTIAEALAQMARYSISGVPITEGRRLVGILTNRDLRFVRDTSRLVREVMTSQNLVTVPEGTTLEQAAVKLHAHRIEKLPVVDAAGNLCGLITVKDIQKKLDYPRASKDGRGRLL